The genomic interval CTTCGGGGGTCATGCCCCCACCCCCTGCCCCTGCGGTCACGTCTGCCTGCCATCGACGAGCGGGGTGCACGCCTGGCTTTGCCGGTCGAACACCGGGCAGGCCGCGAGACGGGCGCGAAGAGCCTTGCTGTGGACGAAGGGGCACGTGTCTGAAGGGGTGCGTGTCTGTACGCACTTCTTTGGTCCCCGCCGCACCAGGGTCTTCTGGCCCACGGAAATACCAGGTTGATTCAGCTTCACCCGGGATGCTCCAGTTGGCACCGCACGAAAGGTAGGACCCATCCGTATGACGAACCCACCACCTGAACGCACCCTCATCTACGCCGTCGATCTGACCGCCGAGAACGTCCGCGCCCTGGAGACGTTCCTCAACGCGCAGTTGGGGCGAGTGTCCGCGGGGGTCGGTGAGACCGGCGAGACCTCTTTCGCGATGCGGTCCCTGCTCATCCTGGTCAGCGACTCAGCGGGCTTCCTGCACCAACTCCTCACGGTGGAGCGGCCCGAGTCGTGGCAGCGGGCTGCGATCGTGCGTGAGTGGCAGCGGCTCCGCAGCACTGCCCTCGACTTCAACCACTGCGACGGCTACGACTACGGCCGCTGGTGGAAGCAGATACGGCACTACGACGCCGCTGACGAAGCCGCCGAGCAGGAGCGAATCCGTCACTTCGCCACCCTGTACCCCTGGGCGGACGATGAAGCTGACCAGGGCAAGGAGGATTAGCGAGACACTCCGCCCCCTGCCAGTGGAGTCACCCGATCAGAGTGGGCCAGTAGAACCCAGTAGAACTTGGAACCCTGGTCCCAAAAAGAAGGCGTACAGACGGGCAAGCGTCCCGAGGGGTGCGGCAGTCGCCCCACACAGGCCAGCATGGACCGTCTCGAAAACCAAGGTTTGTGAGACGAGATGGCAAGCGTCCCTGAAGGGGGTGTAGCGCTGTTCAAAACCCGTCTCGAAACTCCCGTCTCGAGCTTGACGTATTGAGATGAGTTCTGAGACAGTCCCGGCCGTGACGACGAACACGATCACCGGTCAGCTCATCGGTTACGCCCGCGTCTCCACCGATGACCAGGAAGCACAGTTGCAGCGGGACGCACTGACGGCCGCAGGCTGCGCCCGGGTCTTCGAGGACAAGGCGTCGGGCAAGAACGCCGACCGGCCGGAGCTGCGGTCAGCACTCGACTACGCCCGCGCCGGCGACACCCTGTGCGTGTGGAAGCTCGACCGCTTTGCCCGGTCGCTCATCGACCTTGTGACCATGGTCGACATGCTTCGGGAGCGTGGTATCGGGTTCAAGGTGCTCACGGGTGCACTGGCCAACATCGACCCCGGCACGGCCGATGGCCGTCTCATGCTTCAGGTGGTAGGGGCCATGGCGGAGTTCGAGCGCAGCCTCATCAAGGAGCGCACCCGCGCCGGACTCGACGCAGCCAAGGCGCAGGGGCGTACCGGCGGACGGCCGTCCGTCGTGAACGAGGACGTGCTGACCGTGGCCCGCGCGAGGAAGGCGAAGGGAGAGAGTGTCAGCGCCATCGCCAAGGCTCTGGGCGTCTCCCGGGCCACGCTGTACCGGCACCTCGGAGACGACTCCTGACGGCGGCACCTGATGTCCTTGCCTGGAGCGGGCTCGAAGCAGTTGGCTTGTGGTCCATGAAGTACACGCAGCTCGGACGCACCGGACTCAAGGTCAGCCGACTCGTTCTCGGCACGATGAACTTCGGTCCGCAGACAGACGAATCGACCAGCCACGACATCATGGACGCCGCTCTCGACGCGGGTCTGAACTTTGTAGACACGGCCAACGTCTATGGGTGGGGTGAGAACAAGGGCCGCACCGAGGAGATCATCGGTACTTGGTTCGCCCAGGGTGGCGGGCGGCGCGACAGGACGGTCCTCGCCACCAAGGTGTACGGGAACATGGCCCCGGACGACTCCTCCGTCTGGCCTAACCACGACAAGCTCTCCGCGGTGAACATCCGCCGGGCCGTCGACGCCTCCCTCAAGCGGCTGCAGACCGACTACATCGACATCTACCAGTTCCATCACATCGACCGGTCGACGCCGTTCGAGGAGATCTGGCAGGCGATCGACGTCCTGGTCCAGCAGGGCAAGATCCTCTACGCCGGGTCGTCCAACTTCCCCGGCTACAAGATCGCCCAGGCCAACGAGCTGGCTGCCCGGCGCGGCCGCATGGGCCTGGTCAGCGAGCAGTGCCTGTACAACCTCGCCGAGCGCCGCGCCGAGATGGAGGTCATCCCGGCCGCGCAGGACTACGGGCTCGGCGTCATCCCCTGGTCACCGCTGCACGGCGGGCTGCTCGGCGGCGTCCTCAAGAAGGAGGCCGCACAAGGGCGCAGGGCGAGCGGCCGCGCTGCCGACGCGCTCAAGGACACCAAGACACGCGAGCAGATCCAGGCGTACGAGAACCTCCTCGACAAGCACGGCCTGGAGCCCGGTGAAGCGGCGCTCGCCTGGCTGCTGACACGCCCCGGCGTCACCGGCCCGATCGTCGGCCCCCGCACGCAGGAGCAGCTGGACTCGGCGCTGCGTGCCCTGGAGCTGGAACTGAGCGAGGAGCTGCTGACGTCTCTGGACGAGATCTTCCCCGGTCCCGGACCGTCTCCCGAGGCCTTCGCATGGTGAGGTAGCGGGTCTGTGTGAGGGACCGTCGCCTTCTGCTTGCGTTCGAAGCGAGTGGGAGGCGGCGGCTTCGTCGTTTCCACTCGGGGTCCGCAGGAGCGGTGAGCATCAGCGATGCGCTACTGTGCAACCTGGCGTCAAAGTTGCCGGTTTGCCGTGTCGAAGAAGTTGATGCCGGCGTCCAGCGCCGCGTCCATGATGGCGTGACTGTCGGCCTCGTCGGTCTGCGGACCGAAGTTCATCGTCCCGAGGACGAGCCGGCTGACCTTGAGTCCTGTGCGTCCGAGCTGCGTGTACCTCATGGACGTCAAGACAACGTCTTGGAGTGCGCTCGACGCAAGTGCTGCACGCGCGTCGGGTCAGGACGGCTTGTACGGGCCGCCCAGGGACCACTCGTGCCACATCGCCTCGGCGAACGCGCCCGCGATCTTGTGCTCGCCGCTCTCGTTGGGGTGCGTGCCGTCGTAGGTGTCCACGTGGAAGTCGTACGTCGCCGGGGGCGGGACGAGCAGCATCGGGGAGCGCGGGGTGTCCAGGTCGGCGACCGTCCCGGCCAGCAGGGCGTTGAACCGGCCGACCTGCCCCGCGAAGGTCTCGTCCGCGTCCACCCGGATGTTGCGGATCACCGGCATCACCGCCATCCGCACCTTCGGGCGGGCCGCGCGCGCCGCGGCGACGAAGGCGCGCACGTTGTCCGCGGTCTGCTCGGCGTTGGTGTAGAAGCCCAGGTCGATCAGGCCGAGCGACACCAGCAGCACGTCCGCGCGGCAGGAGCGCACCGCGTCGCCGACCAGCGGGGCCATGTGGCACCAGCCCTCGCCCCAGCCCGCCAGGTGGGCCCGGGGGAACTCCGGGTCGGCGTACGCGTACGAGGTGGGGGCGTCCGTCGACGGGTCGTGCAGCGTCTCGCGCGGGCCGACCAGGGTGAAGGGGCCGCCGTACGCGGTGCACAGGTGCTGCCACAGCCGGTAGCGCCAGGTGTGTTCACCCGCGCTCCCGATCGTCATCGAGTCACCTACGGGCATGAACCTGAGCACCCGATCATCATGGTGGATCGGTGCGTTCACCGCGATGTGAGCCCCGACACCCGCACTCGGGGGCTCCGGCTGATGGCAGTCTTGGGTCATGCGCCGACCCTTCGCCCTGCTCGCCGCGGCCCTGCTGACGGCCGCGCTCGCCGTGCCCGCCTCCGCCGCCGACACCGACGACGGGGACGAGGGGTTCACCGTCAACGACCCGCGCGTCACCGAGTCCAGCGGGCTCGCCGCCTCCCGCCTCCACCCCGGCGTGTACTGGACCCACAACGACAGCGACGACGGCCCCTACCTCTACGCCGTCGACGGCGGCTCCGGCGACACGGTCGCCCGCCTCACCCTCACCGGCGTCGGCAGCCCCCGGGACGTGGAGGCGATCGCGGTCGGCCCCGGCAACCGCCTCTTCGTCGCCGACATCGGCGACAACCTCGGCGGCACCTGGCCGTACGTGTGGATCTACGAACTCCCCGAGCCCGAGCGGCTGGAGGACGCCACCGTGCGGGCCACCCAGTACGTCGTGAAGTACGCCGACGGTCCGCGCGACGCCGAGGCGATGGTCGTGCACCCGCGGACCGGGCGGGTCTACATCATCGACAAGCACGAGGACGGCGGACACCTCTACGAGGGGCCGGAGAAGCTCTCGCCGTCCGGTGACAACGTGTTCGAGCCGATCGCCCCGGTCGAGCTGTGGACCACCGACGCGGCGCTCTCCCCCGACGGGCGGCACCTGGCCGTGCGCGGCTACTTCGGGGGCATCCACTACGCCTGGAACGGCGGGAGGATCGAGCGCAAGGGGCGGCTGAGCGTGCCGCTCCAGGTCCAGGGCGAGTCGGTGACCTTCTCCGCGGACGGTTCCCGGCTGCTGTTCGGCAGCGAGGGGGAGCGGAGCGGGGTGGTGAGCCGTCCCGCGCCCGGCGCGGACGGGGACGGGGCGAGCGGCGGCCCCGGCTCCCGTGCGGACGGCGGCGCCGCCGGCGACGGGACCGGCGACTCGGTGAAGGTCGGGGGCGCCGTGGTGGCCGCCCTCGTCGTGGCGGCGTTCTTCGGGCTGAGCAGGCGCCGGCGGAAGGGCTGAACCCGGGGCCTCAGCGCTCCTGTCCGGCCGCGCGCCGGGCGACGAACTCCTCCAGGCCGTCCAGGATGCGCTGGAGGCCGAACTCGAAGTGGTCGAAGTCGGTGCCGAAGGTGTCCTCGGAGAGCCCGGCCAGAACGGGATAGCGCCCGCTGTTCATGGCCCGCTCCAGGTAGGGGTGCTGGGCGTCCCAGAACTGCGCGTCCGTGAGCCCCGAGCTGCGCTCGGCCTCCTCCTGGTAGCGCTGGGTGCGGGCGGCCCCGGCCACGTATCCGTCGATCATCATGATCGCCGACATCAGTTCGGGGTCGGACAGGCCCATCGGCTTGATCCGGGAGAGCACCGTCTCCAGGCCGTCCAGGGCGTTCGGGCCGAGGACCGGGCGGGACTGGTTGACCTCCAGGAGCCAGGGGTGCCGCCGGTAGAGGGCGAGGGTGGCCCGGCCCAGCGCCTCCAGGGCCGACCGCCAGTCGCCGTCGCCCAGGTCCCCGGGGTCGTGCGGGTGCTGCACCCGCTCCAGCATCAGGTCGAGCAGTTCGGCCTTGCCGGGGACGTAGCGGTAGAGGGACATCGTGCCGGTGCCCAGTTCCGAGGCGATCCGGCGCATCGACAGCGCGCCGATGCCGTCCCGGTCGGCGACCTCGATCGCCGCCTCCACGATCCGCTCCAGGGTCAGCCCCGGCTTCGGGCCCCGGCTGGGCCGCTGTCCGGTGCCCCACAGCAGGTCGAGGGTGCGCGCGAGGTCGCCGCTGCCGCTGGTCTCCGTACCGCTTCCGCCGCTGCTCATGCAGGCAGTCTAGGTCCGCGCGAAAAAACTGAGTACGTCGTACGCGTCATCGGGTACGGTGTACCCGGTTTCTGGAAGGGGGACCCATGAAGGACGACGGGTGCGCGGTCCTGGCCGAAGGGCTGGAGAAGCGGTACGGCGAGAAGCGCGCCCTGGACGGCTTCGACCTCGCCGTGCGGCCGGGCACGGTGCACGGACTGCTGGGACCGAACGGCGCGGGCAAGACCACCGCCGTACGGATCCTGTCGACGCTGATCCGGCTCGACGGGGGGCGGGCGACGGTGGCCGGGCTCGACGTGGCGCACCGGGCGCGCGAGGTGCGGGCGCGGATCGGCCTCACCGGGCAGTACGCGGCGGTGGACGAGGTGCTCACCGGGCGGCAGAACCTGGAGATGTTCGGCAGGCTGTTCCACCTCGGCGGCCGGCGCGCCAAGGCGCGGGCGGCGGAGCTGCTGGAGCAGTTCGACCTGACCGACGCCGCCGACAAGGGCGTCGGCGACTACAGCGGCGGCATGCGGCGCCGGCTGGACCTGGCGGCGTCGATGATCCTCACGCCGGCCGTGCTGTTCCTGGACGAGCCGACGACGGGGCTCGATCCCCGCAGCCGGGGCGAAGTCTGGGACTCGGTACGGGCGTTGGTGGCCGGCGGCACGACCGTGCTGCTGACCACGCAGTACCTGGAGGAGGCCGACCGGCTGGCCTCCCGGATCACCGTCATCGACCGGGGCCGGGCCATCGCCGACGACACCCCGGACGGGCTGAAGAACCGCGTCGGCGGCGACCGCGTCGAGGTCGTGGTGGCCGAACGCTCGGACATCCCGCGCGTGGTGAAGGTGGTCGCCCGGGTCGCCGACGGCGAACCCGAGGCGGACGAGACCGAGTTGCGGGTGCACGCGCCCGTGACCGACCGGGTGGCCGCGCTCACGGACGTGGCACGCACCCTCCAGGACGAGGGCGTGCGGGTCGAGGACATCGGGCTGCGCAGGCCCAGCCTCGACGACGTGTTCCTGCGCCTGACCGGACACCGCACGGAGAAGGAGGCGGCGGCATGAGCGCGCTCGACCTGACCGGACCGGACGGCCGCGGCCGGGTGTACTGGGCGCTCGCGGACTGCTGGAACGTCGTCCGCCGGGGCCTGACCCACTACCAGCGCCAGCCCGTCAACATCGCCTGGCAGCTCGGCTTCCCCATCCTGTCGGTGCTGCTGTACGGCTATGTCTTCGGCAGCGCGATGCGGGTGCCGGGCGGCGGGGACTACAAGGACTTCCTGATGCCGGGCATGTTCGTGATGACCATGGCCTTCGGCTTCATCAACACCGCGACCGTCGTGGTCTACGACTCCACCAAGGGCGTCATCGACCGCTTCCGCTCGATGCCGATGGCGTCGTCGGCGGTGGTGGCCGGGCGCGGGGTGACCGATCTGATCGTCGCCTGCGCCGAGTTGGCCATTCTGATGCTGACCGCGCTGGTCATGGGCTGGCGGCCGGACGGCGGCTGGGAGTTCCTCGCCGCGTTCGGACTGCTGCTGTGGCTGCGGTTCGCGCTGATCTGGCTCGGGGTCTGGCTGGGGCTGATGGTGCCCAACCCGGAGGCGGCGGGCGGCCTGTTCGCGGTGGCGTTCCCGCTGACGATGATCTCCAGCATCTTCGTCGCCCCGCAGCTCATGCCCGACTGGCTGGGCTGGGTGGCCGCCTGGAACCCGATCTCCTCCACGGCCGCGGCGACCCGTGAGCTGTTCGGCACGCCGGTGGGCGGCGGCGACTCGTGGGTGGAGCAGCACGCGCTGCTGATGGCCGGGGTGTGGCCGGTGGTCCTGACGGCGGTCTTCCTGCCGCTCGCGGTGCGGAGGTTCCAGCGTCTCAGCAGGTGAGGCGGGGTCGCGGCTACGGTGCGGCGGCATGGGACCGTACGGACGTCCGATCGAGGAACCGCCGGGTGACCCGGGGCGGTTGTGGCCGGAGTACCACCTCCGGGAACCGGTGAGCGGCGTGGGGGACCGGGACGGCATCGACGAGTGGAGCGTGTCCGTGCGGGTGGAGCGGTTCCGGAACCGCACCGTCGGCGGGGTCGCCGGCTCGCCGGCCCTCTCCCGGTTCCGGCAGGACGAGCGGTTCAGCCCGTTCTTCGGCGCTGACGCGCAGGGGGACGACCTCGGGCGGGGCGGCTGCTCGCAGGAGTTCCGGGACACCGTGACGTCCGCCGACGGCGACCTGCTCGTCCTGAGGGACGTCCGGCCGGACCCGGAGCGGCGCGGGGCCGGCCTCGGCCCCGCGCTCGCCTGCCAGGCGCTGTGGACGCTGGGCGCCGGGTGCGGCGCGGTGACCGCAGGCACCGGGGCGCCCGCGCTCACGGCCCTGTGCGAGTCCATCGGCTTCCGGCGCCGTCCCCGGCCCCCTGGGCCTCCTCCTCGCGACCCCGCCACCGAGGAGGCGCGGGACGCGCGGGAGGAGCAGCGCGGGCGGTACGACGCGCTGGCGGGCGCCTGGCGCGCGGCGCACCGCGGGTGAGGCGACGCGGAAGGGCGCCCGGTGGGGATCCGCCGGGCGCCCTTCTCGTGCGGTGCGGGAGCGTGGACTACAGCTGCCCGATGACGTAGTCGACGCACTTCGTCAGGGCCTCGACGTCCGCCGGGTCGATCGCCGGGAACATCGCGACGCGGAGCTGGTTGCGGCCCAGCTTGCGGTACGGCTCGGTGTCGACGACGCCGTTGGCGCGCAGCGCCTTGGCGACGGCGGCGGCGTCCACCTCGTCGGTGAAGTCGATCGTGCCGATGACGGCGGACCGCTTCGCCGGGTCGGTGACGAACGGGTTGGCGAACTTCACGTCCTCGGCCCAGCCGTACAGGGTGCGCGCGGAGGTCGCGGTGCGGCGGACCGCCCAGTCCAGGCCGCCCTGGCCGTTGATCCACTCCAGCTGCTGGTTCAGCAGGAACAGGGTGGCGAGCGCCGGGGTGTTGTACGTCTGGTTCTTGCGGGAGTTGTCGATCGCCGTCGGCAGCGAGAAGAACTCCGGGACGTGCCGGCCGCTCGCGTGGATCCGCTCGGCGCGCTCGATCGCGGCCGGGGAGAACACGCCGATCCACAGGCCGCCGTCGGAGGCGAAGGACTTCTGCGGGGCGAAGTAGTAGACGTCCGTCTCGGCGATGTCGACCGGCAGGCCGCCCGCGCCGGAGGTGGCGTCCACCAGGACCAGCGCGCCCTCGTCGGCGCCGGCGACGCGCTGGATCGGCATGGCGACGCCGGTGGAGGTCTCGTTGTGGGTGAGGGCGTACACGTCCACGCCCGCCTCGGCGACCGCCTCCGGGTGGGTGCCCGGGTCGGAGGAGATGACGTCCGGGTCGGCCAGCCACGGGGCGAGCTTGGCGGCCTTGGCGAACTTGGAGCTGAACTCGCCGAAGCTGAGGTGCTGCGACTTGTTCTCGATCAGTCCGTGGGTCGCGATGTCCCAGAACGCGGTGGACCCGCCGTTGCCGAGGATCACCTCGTAGCCCTCGGGGAGTTGGAACAGCTCGCGGATGCCCTCGCGCACGGCGCCGACCAGGTTCTTCACCGGGGCCTGGCGGTGGGAGGTGCCCAGCAGGGACGTGCCGGTCGCGGCCAGCGCGTCCAGCGCTTCCGTCCGCACCTTGGAGGGACCCGCACCGAAACGACCGTCGGCGGGCTTGATGTCAGCAGGAATCCGGATCTCAGCCACGAGCGGAGCCTAGCGGCTGAGGGAAATCCGGGCGAAACATCGTCCGTCCGCTGAGACGAGCCGCTGGGACGAGCCACCGGGACGATCCGCTGGGACGATCCGCTGGGACGAGCCACCGGGACGCGCCGCCGGGACGGGAGGGCGGACGGGCCGGGCGAAGCCGAGGACGCCGCCCGCGCCGCGCCCCGCGGGGGCATCCTGAGAACATGACGGATCAGCGGGAACTGGCGGCGGCGCTGCGTTCGGCGGTGGGCGGCGAGGTGGACTTCGGCGTCACCGCGCGGGCGCTGACCACGATGGACGCCTCCAACTACCGCCGGGTCCCGCTCGGCGTGGTCGCCCCCCGGGACGCCGACGACGTCGCGGCGGTGCTGGCGGTGTGCCGGGAGCGCGGGACGCCCGTGGTGCCGCGCGGCGGCGGCACGTCCATCGCGGGGCAGGCGACCGGCACGGGCGTGGTGCTCGACTTCACACGGCACATGAACCGCCTGCTGTCCCTCGACCCGGAGGCGGGCACCGCCGTCGTCCAGCCCGGCCTCGTCCTCGACCGGCTCCAGGAGGCCGCCGCCCCGCACGGCCTCCGCTTCGGCCCGGACCCGTCCACCCACGGCCGCTGCACCCTCGGCGGCATGATCGGCAACAACTCCTGCGGCTCCCACTCGGTCGCCTGGGGCACCACCGCCGACAACGTGCGCACCCTGTCGGTGATCACCGCGCGCGGCGAGCGGCTGCGCCCGGGACCCGGCTGGGCGGGCGCCCCGGCGGGCCTGCGCGACCTCGTCGACGGCGAACTGACGCGCCTGCGCACCGCCTTCCCCGACCTGCCCCGCCGCATCTCCGGCTACGCGGTGGACGCCCTGCTGCCCGAGAACCGCGCCGACGTCGCCCGTTCCCTCTGCGGCTCGGAGGGCACCCTCGCCGTGCTCACCGAGGCCGAGCTGACCCTCGTGCGGGCGCCCCGCGCGCGGGCGCTCGCCGTGCTGGCGTACGCGGACGAGAGCGGGGCCGCGCAGGCGGCGGCGGGACTGCTGCCGTACCGGCCGCTGACCGTGGAGGGCATGGCGGCCGATCTGGTGCCGTCCGCCGCGGACCTGCCGCGCGGGGGAGCGTGGCTCTTCGTCGAGGCCGGCGGGGACACCGGGGCGGAGGCGCGCGCGGCCGCCGAGGCGATCGTGCGGGCGGCGGACGTCGTGGACGCGCTGGTGGTCACCGACCCGGCCCGGCAGCGCACCCTGTGGCGCATCCGGGAGGACGCGAGCGGCACCGCGACCCGGATGCCCGGGGGCGGTGAGGCGTGGCCCGGCTGGGAGGACTGCGCGGTGCCGCCCGCCCGGCTCGGCGCGTACCTGCGGGACTTCCGGGCGCTGCTCGCCGAGCACGGCCTGCGCGGCATCCCGTACGGGCACTTCGGGGACGGCTGCATCCACGTGCGCATCGACTTCGACCTGCTGACCGGGCCGGGCGTCGCCCGCTTCCGGCGCTTCTCGGAGGAGCTGGCCGATCTGGTCGTCGCCCACGGCGGTTCGCTGTCGGGGGAGCACGGGGACGGGCGGGCGCGGGCCGAACTGCTGCCGCGCATGTACGGCGCGGAGACGGTCGCCCTCTTCGAGCGGGTGAAGGGGGTGTGGGACCCGGACGACCTGCTCAACCCCGGCATGCTGGTCCGCCCCGCCCCCCTCGACACGGACCTCCGCTTCTCCGTCCTGCCGCGCGGACCGGTCGACGTCGCCTTCGGCTACCCCGCCGACGCCGGCGACTTCTCGGCCGCGGTGCGGCGCTGCGTGGGCGTCGCCAAGTGCCGTACGACGTCCGCGCCGGGGGCCGCCGTGATGTGTCCGTCGTTCCGGGCGACGGGCGAGGAGGCGCACTCCACGCGCGGGCGCGCCCGGCTGCTGCACGAGATGCTCGCGGGCGAGGTGGTGACCGACGGCTGGCGCTCCACCGAGGTCCGGGACGCGCTCGACCTGTGCCTGTCCTGCAAGGGATGCCGCTCCGACTGCCCGGTCGGCGTCGACATGGCCACGTACAAGGCGGAGTTCCTGCACCACCACTACGCGGGCCGCCGCCGTCCCGCCGCCCACTACGTGATGGGGTGGCTGCCGGTGTGGCTGTCCTGGGCCGCCCGGACCCGGACTGCGGGGGCGGCGAACGTGCTGGCCTCGGCCGGCCCGCTCGCGCGCCTGGCGAAACGGCTCGGCGGGATCGCGGGCGAGCGGGAGATCCCGCGTCTGGCGGGCGAACCGTTCACCCGCTGGTGGCGGCGCAGGCGGCCGTCCGCCGCGGGTGGGGGCACGCTGGTGGTGCTGTGGCCGGACACCTTCACCGAGCACCTGTCGCCGTCGGTGGGCCGGGCGGCCGTGCGGGTGCTGGAGGCGGCGGGACTGCGGGTGGCGCTGCCCCCGACGCTGCGGCCGCGGCCGGGCGGACGGGTGGGCGACGCCCGGTCACGCTCGGCGCTGTCCCTGATCACGGCGCGGCGCGGCCGGGTCTGCTGCGGTCTGACGTACCTCTCCACCGGCCAGCTCGACCGCGCCCGCACGGTGCTGCGGCGCACGCTCGATCTGCTGGAACCGGTCCTCGCCGCGGACGCGCCCCTGGTGGTCCTGGAACCGAGCTGCGCGGCCGCCCTGCGCACGGACGCCCCGGAACTCCTCCACGACGACCCGCGCGCGGCTCGACTCGCCTCCCGGGTCCTGACGTTCGCGGAGACCCTGGAACGGCACGCCCCCGGCTGGACCCCGCCGGCCGTGAACCGCCCGGTCACCGGCCAGACCCACTGCCACCAGCACGCGGTCCTGGGCGACGGCCCCGACCGCAGACTGCGGGAGGCGGCCGGACTCAAGGGCGAGTTGAGCGGCGGCTGCTGCGGCCTGGCGGGCAACTTCGGTTTCGAGGAGGGACATGAGGGTGTCTCGCGCGCGTGCGCGGAGGAACAGCTGCTGCCGTCGGTGCGGGAGGCGCCGGAGAACGCGGTGGTCCAGGCCGACGGCTTCTCCTGCCGCACGCAGCTGGAGCAGCTGGGAGGCGTCAGGGGCCGCCACCTGGCGGAGATCCTGGCGGAGGCGCTGGACGAGGAGTGACTCCCGGCCTCAGTCGAGGCAGAACTCGTTCCCCTCGATGTCCTGCATCACGATGCACGAGTCGGTGCCGTCGGAGAGCAGCCGCTGCCGGACCGCACCGAGGGGCACGAGCCGGGCGCACTCGGCCTCCAGCGCGGCGAGCCGCTCCGCACCGGTCAGCCCGGTGCCGACGCGCACGTCGAGGTGGACCCGGTTCTTGACGGTCTTGCCCTCCGGCACCCGCTGGAAGAACAGCCGCGGTCCGGCCCCGGTGGGATCACTCGCCGAACACCAGGCGCCGTCCCCGTCGGGGAACCGCTCCCGGTTGAACTCGTCCCAGGAGCCGTACCCCTTGGGCGGCACCACGGTGTACCCCAGCACCTCGCACCAGAACCGCGCCAGCCGCTCCGGATCCGCGCAGTCGAACGTGACTTGAACCTGCCTGATCACTGCCACGGGGCGCACCCTAACAAGGGGGCCGCCGGCCGGCCGCTGATTGTTCGGCGCGTGCCCTCGACGGGGGACCGGACCGCCGCCGGCCCGTGTCAAGCCGGTGTGCGGGGCATCGGATGGTGGCTAGAGTCGTCCCGTCATACCTGGTTGTGGGGACAGCCGGAGTGCCTTGGGGGAGGGCCCGCAGCACATGAGTCGTCGTTCCACCGGCTTCGTCGGCGTCTGGGCCGAGATGCAACGGCAGCAGCAGCGTCAGCAGGAGGCCGACGCCAGGCGGCGCAGGCAGGAGGAGCAGCGGGCGCGGGCCCACCAGCGGCGCGTCGAGCGCGATCACCGCGAGTACCGGAAGGCGGAGGCCCTCCGGCGCACGGAGGAGCTGGACGCGCGGGTCGCGTCCCTGCGGGCGCTCCTCGCGTCGGGGTGCCAGGCCCCGCCCTTCCGGGCCGCCGCCCTGCTGCGGCCGGAGACCGTGCAGCCGTTCGCGCCGGGCCCGCTCGCCCAGCCGGTGCCGATGCCGGACGCCCGTGATTACCAGCCCCAGGGCGGGGGCTGGACCGCGAACCGCCGGGCCCAGGCGCAGGCGGAGGCACGGGCGCGCTTCGAGCGGGACTGGCACGCCGCGCAGGCCGCCGAGGCGCAGCGGCAGCGGCAACTCGCCGCCTACCAGCGGCAGTACCAGGAGTGGGCCGACGCCCGGCTGGCCGAGGTCCGCCGGCACAACGCCGGGGTCGCCGCGA from Streptomyces sp. DH-12 carries:
- a CDS encoding FAD-binding and (Fe-S)-binding domain-containing protein — protein: MTDQRELAAALRSAVGGEVDFGVTARALTTMDASNYRRVPLGVVAPRDADDVAAVLAVCRERGTPVVPRGGGTSIAGQATGTGVVLDFTRHMNRLLSLDPEAGTAVVQPGLVLDRLQEAAAPHGLRFGPDPSTHGRCTLGGMIGNNSCGSHSVAWGTTADNVRTLSVITARGERLRPGPGWAGAPAGLRDLVDGELTRLRTAFPDLPRRISGYAVDALLPENRADVARSLCGSEGTLAVLTEAELTLVRAPRARALAVLAYADESGAAQAAAGLLPYRPLTVEGMAADLVPSAADLPRGGAWLFVEAGGDTGAEARAAAEAIVRAADVVDALVVTDPARQRTLWRIREDASGTATRMPGGGEAWPGWEDCAVPPARLGAYLRDFRALLAEHGLRGIPYGHFGDGCIHVRIDFDLLTGPGVARFRRFSEELADLVVAHGGSLSGEHGDGRARAELLPRMYGAETVALFERVKGVWDPDDLLNPGMLVRPAPLDTDLRFSVLPRGPVDVAFGYPADAGDFSAAVRRCVGVAKCRTTSAPGAAVMCPSFRATGEEAHSTRGRARLLHEMLAGEVVTDGWRSTEVRDALDLCLSCKGCRSDCPVGVDMATYKAEFLHHHYAGRRRPAAHYVMGWLPVWLSWAARTRTAGAANVLASAGPLARLAKRLGGIAGEREIPRLAGEPFTRWWRRRRPSAAGGGTLVVLWPDTFTEHLSPSVGRAAVRVLEAAGLRVALPPTLRPRPGGRVGDARSRSALSLITARRGRVCCGLTYLSTGQLDRARTVLRRTLDLLEPVLAADAPLVVLEPSCAAALRTDAPELLHDDPRAARLASRVLTFAETLERHAPGWTPPAVNRPVTGQTHCHQHAVLGDGPDRRLREAAGLKGELSGGCCGLAGNFGFEEGHEGVSRACAEEQLLPSVREAPENAVVQADGFSCRTQLEQLGGVRGRHLAEILAEALDEE
- a CDS encoding VOC family protein, translating into MAVIRQVQVTFDCADPERLARFWCEVLGYTVVPPKGYGSWDEFNRERFPDGDGAWCSASDPTGAGPRLFFQRVPEGKTVKNRVHLDVRVGTGLTGAERLAALEAECARLVPLGAVRQRLLSDGTDSCIVMQDIEGNEFCLD